A stretch of Mytilus edulis chromosome 11, xbMytEdul2.2, whole genome shotgun sequence DNA encodes these proteins:
- the LOC139493925 gene encoding uncharacterized protein: MDLIVSIWTLIFIKCTTATLYYSDTDNKSYYQAEQFCNNVGGVLLRYGERFSKVIRTCGKTRKDVWTGKPWYLKWENCYYDGNINTLRTAVVNRTSDKHVGKCADFCANENYTRFAVQTKSCFCYNKSVIFTASFCFGQEIQCPGNSNDVCGTGEYGSFPYYVVYEKVNSLQNNICRTRLYADTTTSSKEINSDCNSTNMTYICSVGSSDDIECNLNDLLQSKSSENTGGKGMVSGLVVGNVIILILIFVTMYIIYRKYRKNGQTSKSIMRTENSDPKKNNFSLYASVSEETITSGNVLSNDQSNLVPSDSNNSQKHHKFNSFQNAKTSNTKEEDHYEIKPDGVYDISSRNALNKTEKENDNIYDRQLEDTYDTGNLKGINQTVDVYDHT; encoded by the exons ATGGACTTGATAGTTAGTATATGGacacttattttcattaaat GTACAACAGCTACACTATATTATTCTGACACAGATAACAAAAGTTACTACCAAGCAGAGCAGTTTTGCAATAACGTTGGGGGAGTGCTCTTGAGGTACGGAGAAAGATTCAGTAAAGTTATTCGTACCTGCGGAAAAACCCGAAAGGATGTTTGGACCGGTAAACCATGGTATCTAAAATGGGAAA ATTGTTATTATGATGGTAATATTAACACACTAAGAACAGCAGTAGTAAACAGAACCTCAGATAAACACGTGGGAAAGTGTGCAGACTTTTGTGCCAATGAGAATTACACGCGCTTTGCTGTACAG ACCAAGTCATGCTTCTGTTATAACAAAAGTGTTATATTTACCGCATCTTTCTGTTTTGGTCAAGAAATTCAATGTCCCGGAAACAGTAACGATGTATGCGGAACAGGAGAGTATGGAAGCTTTCCATATTATGTGGTCTATGAAAAAG TGAATTCTCTCCAAAATAATATCTGCCGCACGAGGTTATACGCAGACACAACTACTTCTAGTAAAGAAATAAACTCGGACTGCAATTCAACAAACATGACCTATATTTGCAGCG ttgGTAGTTCTGACGATATTGAATGTAATTTGAATGATTTACTACAATCAAAGAGTTCAGAAAACACTGGAGGAAAAG GAATGGTTAGTGGTCTAGTAGTCGGCAATGTTATTATACTGATTTTGATCTTCGTTACCATGTACATAATTTACAGGAAATATAG aaaaaatggCCAAACATCTAAATCAATTATGAGGACAGAAAATAGTGACCCgaagaaaaataatttttcattatacGCATCCGTATCAGAAGAAACAATTACATCCGGGAATGTTCTATCGAATGATCAATCAAACTTAGTTCCTTCTGACTCAAACAATTCTCAGAAACATCATAAATTCAACTCGTTTCAAAATGCAAAAACTTCAAATACGAAAGAAGAAGATCATTATGAAATCAAACCCGATGGCGTTTACGACATTTCTTCCCGTAATGCACTTAACAAAACAGAGAAGGAAAATGACAATATTTACGATCGTCAATTAGAAGACACATACGACACAGGAAATCTTAAAGGTATCAACCAGACCGTAGATGTTTACGATCACACATAG